The proteins below are encoded in one region of Cytophagales bacterium:
- a CDS encoding TolC family protein, whose product MRKVVIVFIIMMPLLAVCQVEPYLTLAAENNPGLKAKFNEYLATMERIPQAQTLPDPQVTFGLFVQPVETRVGPQRASLAVSQAFPWFGTLKAQGAVATQMADAKLKLFEDAKLQLFSEVRMAYDQLYLLDRSIALTNENLDLLSSFKELARVNFESGKTGFVNVLRVEMEEKELQTQLAYWEDSRTTAKVAFEKLLNAPVEAIQFGDSLEIIELTLDKQVLYDSIIIANPKLQSIRSMVRSKEELLKVTELNGKPSFTLGASYVNISERSGVELPDNGQDAVVFPQVGLKIPIYRKKYKAQETQVTLEKEGLEYQIEEQNNRLVTALEGFIRDHLDAKRRVVLYENLHDLAGRSLSLLQTEFTTGTADFEEVLRMERKLLTYQLEIERARVETNRAIYQINYIIGK is encoded by the coding sequence ATGAGAAAAGTAGTCATAGTATTCATCATCATGATGCCTCTTCTGGCGGTCTGTCAGGTTGAGCCCTATCTGACCCTTGCGGCTGAGAATAATCCGGGATTGAAAGCGAAATTCAATGAGTATCTCGCAACAATGGAGCGAATTCCACAGGCACAAACCTTACCTGATCCGCAGGTTACTTTCGGGTTATTTGTCCAGCCTGTGGAAACAAGGGTTGGTCCTCAACGAGCTAGTCTGGCCGTCAGTCAGGCGTTTCCCTGGTTTGGGACTTTGAAAGCTCAGGGCGCAGTGGCCACACAAATGGCCGATGCCAAGCTTAAGCTATTTGAGGATGCGAAATTGCAGCTATTCAGTGAAGTACGGATGGCCTACGATCAACTGTACTTACTGGATCGATCTATTGCGCTCACGAACGAGAATCTGGATCTGTTAAGTTCTTTCAAGGAACTGGCCAGGGTGAATTTCGAGAGTGGAAAAACCGGATTTGTCAATGTGCTTCGGGTAGAGATGGAGGAAAAAGAACTCCAGACTCAGCTTGCCTATTGGGAAGACAGTCGGACCACCGCCAAGGTTGCGTTTGAGAAGTTGCTGAATGCTCCTGTGGAGGCGATTCAATTTGGCGATTCCCTTGAGATCATCGAATTGACCTTAGATAAGCAAGTGCTCTACGATAGCATCATCATTGCAAATCCTAAACTTCAGAGTATTCGATCCATGGTCCGGTCGAAAGAAGAACTCTTGAAAGTGACGGAACTGAATGGTAAGCCGTCCTTTACCCTTGGAGCCAGCTATGTCAATATCAGTGAACGTTCAGGGGTGGAACTTCCCGACAATGGTCAAGACGCGGTTGTATTTCCTCAGGTGGGTTTGAAAATTCCGATCTATCGAAAGAAATACAAAGCGCAGGAAACTCAGGTCACTCTTGAAAAGGAAGGGCTTGAATACCAAATCGAGGAGCAGAATAATCGGTTAGTCACTGCCCTGGAAGGGTTCATTCGTGATCACCTGGATGCAAAGCGCCGGGTAGTGCTTTATGAGAACCTCCACGACCTGGCTGGTCGCTCCTTGTCACTGTTGCAAACAGAGTTCACGACGGGAACAGCAGACTTTGAGG